The proteins below are encoded in one region of Thermococcus sp. 21S7:
- a CDS encoding DUF257 family protein, translating to MNPSEFEGYLLGRIHRGDIVLIEYRSTYRIDGFAWGFVIPALARVGSIVIWDFFGIGNLLFKNYARKMKGEEYVRILELLKDVRIVKIGPGSISYGEVIEEVTPSYRVQDFIKNYYTTIQRMERLPLKPTHVITFGLANYINFGGNETLKHILTALSTIPMEDWATLNFVNVDILTAEQLAILEEIAAAVFFVSEDGIKIKKGGEIFDSRGG from the coding sequence ATGAATCCTTCGGAGTTCGAGGGTTATCTTTTGGGCCGCATCCACCGGGGAGACATAGTTCTCATTGAGTACCGCTCCACATACAGGATAGATGGATTTGCGTGGGGCTTTGTCATCCCTGCACTGGCTAGGGTTGGGAGCATCGTAATCTGGGATTTCTTCGGAATCGGGAACCTGCTCTTCAAGAACTACGCCCGGAAGATGAAGGGGGAGGAGTACGTCCGGATTCTCGAACTTCTGAAGGATGTTCGCATTGTAAAGATAGGTCCAGGCAGCATAAGCTACGGGGAGGTCATAGAGGAAGTGACTCCTTCGTACAGGGTTCAGGATTTCATTAAAAATTACTACACAACAATCCAGAGGATGGAAAGACTTCCCCTGAAACCTACGCATGTGATCACCTTTGGACTTGCGAACTACATAAACTTTGGAGGAAACGAAACCCTGAAGCACATACTGACGGCCCTCAGCACGATTCCGATGGAAGACTGGGCCACGCTGAACTTCGTCAACGTGGATATACTGACGGCCGAACAGCTGGCCATTTTGGAGGAGATAGCGGCCGCTGTTTTCTTCGTGTCGGAGGATGGAATTAAAATAAAAAAGGGCGGTGAGATTTTTGATTCGAGAGGGGGATAG
- a CDS encoding ABC transporter substrate-binding protein: MKAKGSIALLVVFLVVFSVAASGCIGGSNGETTTIPQSSTGSPTGTQTTSSEATSGGTTTTSSQSATQTQTPAEVKPGILEMDDVYVIVTDKSVVVVGPKGASPTVEVPSDRKVIKVEYEVDTANTPDVKTLMEKGQGFGAIDPAFFRDEHVDALVVAARRQTDPTIRTELFKAIYMLGNKLAPEVILGQNKQLRVYWDWVKGRYYHPTLAERYDLLSEDQNAPSVKIGIKDYKNDPETYTIATIGWPESFDPAMTYETFGWEIWHEVGDTLVTYWKEETEEVSPDLAVAWAHNEDGTEWYFLIRGGVQAYDPWDDKTYPIDATDVAFTFLRVERLGHSVSWMVDSFMDVNHSAAITEEEFDQYLKEHPLIAEFNGKSTEVKSLDELKQFFGYNGDTAGVFKLVLPAPYAPVLGILADPFLSVVPMEYLLGDKYQEALQASDNGHNPSAWWSYLSEGKGDPTHQLMHNKPVGTGPFYIADYQKDAYIVLEYNPHYWNATANPGHKRVIYVINSDAMARINLFKTGTADVVVIPPEKMDTVKGLELQGFKSVVKTDILQPILTFLVFNTQKEPFNDPLVREAMAYAVPYDQISQVVYQGLLARNYGPIPKPWPGYTEEGITKYKYNLAKAKQLLNQAGVDPTKYKIELIYNEGNSAREKIMTLLQNVWSQLGFQVTINSYNWPTYLDKTEHGEYDVYIVGWVPDYLDSDNWVGPFLYGATEFTSVEVSVS; the protein is encoded by the coding sequence ATGAAGGCCAAAGGTTCAATAGCCCTGTTAGTGGTTTTTTTGGTGGTTTTTTCTGTTGCAGCCAGCGGCTGTATAGGTGGAAGTAACGGTGAGACAACCACCATCCCACAGAGCTCCACTGGAAGCCCGACGGGCACCCAGACCACGTCTTCTGAGGCGACTTCCGGCGGCACCACCACGACATCAAGTCAGTCGGCCACCCAGACGCAGACCCCCGCGGAGGTAAAGCCTGGGATACTGGAGATGGATGACGTCTACGTTATCGTCACCGACAAGAGCGTCGTGGTCGTCGGTCCGAAGGGCGCCAGCCCGACCGTTGAGGTTCCGAGCGACAGGAAGGTCATAAAGGTCGAGTACGAGGTTGACACCGCCAATACCCCGGACGTCAAGACCCTCATGGAGAAGGGTCAGGGATTTGGTGCCATCGATCCGGCCTTCTTCCGCGATGAGCACGTCGATGCCCTCGTTGTGGCCGCCAGGCGTCAGACCGACCCGACCATAAGAACCGAGCTCTTCAAGGCCATCTACATGCTCGGAAACAAGCTCGCCCCGGAGGTCATCCTCGGCCAGAACAAGCAGCTCCGTGTTTACTGGGACTGGGTTAAGGGACGCTACTACCACCCGACCCTTGCGGAGCGCTATGACCTCCTCAGCGAGGACCAGAACGCTCCCTCCGTCAAGATTGGTATCAAGGACTACAAGAACGACCCCGAGACCTACACCATAGCCACCATCGGCTGGCCGGAGAGCTTTGACCCGGCCATGACCTACGAGACCTTTGGATGGGAGATCTGGCACGAGGTCGGTGACACCCTCGTCACCTACTGGAAGGAAGAGACCGAGGAGGTCAGCCCGGACCTCGCCGTTGCCTGGGCCCACAACGAGGATGGTACCGAGTGGTACTTCCTCATCCGCGGCGGTGTCCAGGCCTACGACCCGTGGGACGACAAGACCTACCCGATCGACGCCACCGACGTTGCCTTCACCTTCCTCCGCGTTGAGAGGCTCGGCCACAGCGTCAGCTGGATGGTTGACAGCTTTATGGACGTTAACCACTCGGCGGCCATCACGGAGGAGGAGTTCGACCAGTACCTCAAGGAGCACCCACTCATAGCCGAGTTCAACGGCAAGAGCACCGAGGTCAAGAGCCTCGACGAGCTCAAGCAGTTCTTTGGCTACAACGGCGACACCGCTGGAGTCTTCAAGCTCGTTCTCCCGGCTCCGTACGCCCCGGTTCTCGGAATACTCGCCGACCCGTTCCTCAGCGTCGTCCCGATGGAGTATCTCCTCGGCGACAAGTACCAGGAGGCCCTCCAGGCGAGCGATAACGGCCACAACCCGAGCGCTTGGTGGAGCTACCTGAGCGAGGGCAAGGGCGACCCGACCCACCAGCTCATGCACAACAAGCCCGTCGGAACCGGACCGTTCTACATCGCCGACTACCAGAAGGACGCCTACATAGTCCTTGAGTACAACCCGCACTACTGGAACGCCACCGCCAACCCAGGCCACAAGAGGGTCATCTACGTCATCAACAGCGACGCCATGGCCAGGATCAACCTGTTCAAAACCGGCACCGCCGATGTCGTTGTCATACCGCCCGAGAAGATGGACACGGTTAAGGGCCTTGAGCTTCAGGGCTTCAAGTCCGTCGTTAAGACCGACATCCTCCAGCCGATACTGACCTTCCTCGTCTTCAACACCCAGAAGGAGCCCTTCAACGACCCGCTCGTCAGGGAGGCCATGGCCTACGCCGTCCCGTACGACCAGATCTCCCAGGTCGTGTACCAGGGACTCCTCGCCAGGAACTACGGTCCGATACCGAAGCCGTGGCCGGGCTACACCGAGGAAGGCATAACCAAGTACAAGTACAACCTCGCCAAGGCCAAGCAGCTCCTCAACCAGGCGGGTGTTGACCCGACCAAGTACAAGATTGAGCTCATCTACAACGAGGGCAACAGCGCCCGTGAGAAGATTATGACCCTCCTCCAGAACGTCTGGAGCCAGCTCGGCTTCCAGGTCACCATCAACAGCTACAACTGGCCGACCTACCTTGACAAGACTGAGCACGGCGAGTACGACGTTTACATCGTCGGATGGGTCCCGGACTACCTCGACTCCGACAACTGGGTCGGCCCGTTCCTCTACGGCGCCACCGAGTTCACGAGCGTCGAGGTAAGTGTCAGCTGA
- a CDS encoding ABC transporter permease has product MANLKKFLIRRLLTFIPTLIGVTLIVFLIAYVIPADVARAWAGGEKASQAYMEQIKKEYHLDEPWYDQYWFLVSGLARNSIIDPRTSNYVLDDIRDRFPVTFELALVAFFFILIIGIPLGIISALKRNTWIDTVIRFFALTGVSMPVFWLGYLLIYVFFVEVHWITLAGFPAPPEHQITHIPMIDALITGDFSTFSQHLHRLWLPGFTLGFMGAGVLARFVRNSFLEAIGSDYVGFLKAKGVPKRGIYRHALKNAMVPIVTVLGLQFGGLLGGTPITETVFGLPGMGSYVIDSIRNLDFPAVVAITMIFALIFLITNLVVDILYALIDPRVRY; this is encoded by the coding sequence TTGGCGAACCTGAAGAAGTTCCTAATAAGAAGGCTCCTCACGTTTATCCCCACCCTCATTGGAGTTACCCTCATAGTCTTTCTGATCGCCTACGTTATCCCTGCGGACGTTGCCAGGGCATGGGCTGGCGGTGAGAAGGCGAGTCAGGCGTACATGGAGCAGATAAAGAAGGAGTACCACCTCGATGAGCCCTGGTACGACCAGTACTGGTTCCTCGTGAGCGGACTGGCGCGGAACAGCATAATCGACCCGAGGACGTCCAACTACGTCCTTGACGATATACGGGATCGTTTCCCCGTGACGTTTGAGTTGGCATTGGTGGCGTTCTTCTTCATCCTGATAATAGGTATTCCCCTTGGCATAATCTCGGCCCTTAAGAGAAACACGTGGATAGACACCGTCATCAGGTTCTTCGCCCTCACCGGCGTTTCAATGCCGGTCTTCTGGCTGGGCTACCTTCTCATATACGTGTTCTTCGTCGAGGTTCACTGGATAACCCTCGCCGGCTTCCCGGCCCCGCCCGAGCACCAGATAACTCACATTCCAATGATAGACGCCCTCATCACCGGGGACTTCTCGACCTTCAGCCAGCACCTCCACAGGCTCTGGCTCCCCGGCTTCACGCTGGGATTCATGGGTGCCGGCGTTCTCGCCAGGTTCGTCAGGAACAGCTTCCTTGAGGCCATAGGCAGCGACTACGTTGGGTTCCTCAAGGCCAAGGGCGTTCCCAAGAGGGGAATCTACCGCCACGCCCTCAAGAACGCCATGGTTCCGATAGTCACCGTCCTCGGCCTTCAGTTCGGAGGACTGCTCGGCGGAACCCCTATCACCGAGACGGTGTTCGGCCTCCCGGGAATGGGTTCCTACGTTATCGACTCGATCAGGAACCTCGACTTCCCCGCGGTCGTGGCCATAACCATGATCTTCGCCCTGATATTCCTCATAACGAACCTCGTCGTGGACATACTCTACGCCCTGATAGACCCGAGGGTGAGGTACTGA
- a CDS encoding ABC transporter ATP-binding protein — protein MSEPILEVKNLKKYFPIRGLFRTEGYVKAVDDVSFRINRGETFGLVGESGCGKTTTGRTILRLIEPTSGQIIFQGKDVTKLKGEEMKWFRRKAQIMFQDPYSSLNPRQTVFEVIMEPVRFHKIPVDDPEEFVIRLLESVGLNEMHLYRYPHEFSGGQRQRIALARLLALRPEFIVLDEPTSALDVSVQANILNTLKDLQREFGFTYLFISHDLGVVKYMSHRMGVMYLGKLVEVGPAEEIFENPLHPYTKFLLSAIPVPDPELSRELKAKRMKVEGEPPSPINPPQGCRFHPRCPFAKAGLCDKKEPPLVEVENGHYVACWLYGKA, from the coding sequence ATGAGCGAGCCGATACTCGAAGTTAAAAACCTCAAGAAGTATTTCCCCATCAGGGGCCTTTTCAGAACCGAGGGCTACGTTAAGGCCGTTGACGACGTCAGCTTCAGGATAAACCGGGGTGAAACCTTCGGTCTCGTCGGAGAGAGCGGCTGTGGAAAAACAACCACCGGAAGGACCATCCTCCGCCTCATCGAACCCACAAGCGGTCAAATCATCTTCCAGGGCAAGGACGTCACGAAGCTCAAGGGCGAGGAAATGAAGTGGTTCAGGCGGAAGGCCCAGATCATGTTCCAGGACCCCTACTCCTCACTCAACCCCAGGCAGACGGTCTTCGAGGTCATCATGGAACCAGTCCGCTTCCACAAGATACCCGTTGACGACCCCGAGGAGTTCGTGATAAGGCTCTTGGAGAGCGTCGGCCTCAACGAGATGCACCTCTACCGCTATCCCCACGAGTTCAGCGGCGGCCAGAGGCAGAGAATAGCCCTCGCCAGACTGCTGGCCCTCAGGCCGGAGTTCATAGTCCTCGACGAGCCCACCTCGGCCCTCGACGTTTCGGTTCAGGCCAACATCCTCAACACCCTCAAGGACCTCCAGAGGGAGTTCGGCTTCACGTACCTGTTCATCAGCCACGACCTCGGTGTCGTTAAGTACATGAGCCACAGGATGGGCGTTATGTATCTCGGAAAGCTCGTTGAGGTCGGGCCGGCGGAAGAGATCTTCGAAAACCCCCTCCACCCGTACACCAAGTTCCTGCTGTCTGCCATACCCGTTCCCGACCCGGAGCTGTCGAGGGAGCTCAAGGCAAAGCGCATGAAGGTAGAAGGAGAGCCGCCGAGCCCGATAAACCCGCCCCAGGGATGCCGCTTCCACCCGAGATGTCCGTTTGCCAAGGCGGGACTCTGCGACAAAAAAGAGCCCCCGCTGGTGGAGGTCGAGAACGGCCACTACGTCGCCTGCTGGCTCTACGGAAAGGCATGA
- a CDS encoding ABC transporter ATP-binding protein, producing the protein MPEPILEVRDLTVHFYTYAGIVKAIERVSFDVYRGETFALVGETGCGKSVTSRALTQLIESPGKIVEGSVIYHREDGSTVDLLKLSSEEIRDIRGKEIAYIFQDPHASLDPLYTVGYQIAEGMVVHNTVKDWKEGFKKAVDILRRVLIPDPENRVKNYPHEMSGGMKQRVVIGTGVANNPKILIADEPTTALDVTVQAQILELMNKLKREYNTTVILITHNMGVVAEMADRVAVMYAGKIVEIGSVDQIFKNPLHPYTQGLLRAVPNPLAKIERLDTIPGTVPNLIEPPGGCRFHPRCPRVMGVCKDKVPELKEIEPGHFVACHLY; encoded by the coding sequence ATGCCTGAGCCGATCCTTGAGGTCCGCGACCTGACCGTCCACTTTTACACCTACGCTGGAATAGTCAAGGCCATCGAAAGGGTCTCCTTCGACGTTTACCGCGGCGAGACCTTCGCGCTCGTCGGTGAAACCGGCTGTGGAAAGAGCGTTACCTCGCGCGCCCTCACCCAGCTCATCGAGAGCCCCGGAAAGATTGTGGAGGGCAGCGTGATTTACCACAGAGAGGATGGTTCGACCGTCGATCTTCTCAAGCTGAGCTCCGAGGAAATAAGGGACATAAGGGGCAAGGAGATAGCCTACATCTTCCAGGACCCCCATGCGTCGCTCGACCCGCTCTACACGGTGGGGTACCAGATAGCCGAGGGAATGGTGGTTCACAACACGGTCAAGGACTGGAAAGAGGGCTTTAAGAAGGCCGTCGATATTCTCCGCCGCGTCCTCATCCCCGACCCGGAGAACAGGGTAAAGAACTACCCCCACGAGATGAGCGGAGGAATGAAACAGCGTGTCGTCATCGGAACGGGCGTCGCCAACAACCCCAAGATACTCATCGCCGACGAGCCAACGACCGCCCTCGACGTCACGGTTCAGGCCCAGATACTAGAGCTGATGAACAAGCTCAAGCGCGAGTACAACACCACCGTGATACTCATCACCCACAACATGGGTGTCGTCGCGGAAATGGCCGACCGCGTTGCCGTCATGTACGCGGGTAAAATAGTCGAGATTGGCTCCGTTGACCAGATATTCAAGAACCCGCTCCACCCGTACACGCAGGGTCTCCTCAGGGCAGTTCCCAACCCGCTGGCGAAGATAGAGCGGCTCGATACCATCCCGGGAACGGTTCCCAACCTGATAGAGCCGCCAGGGGGATGCCGCTTCCACCCGAGGTGCCCGAGGGTCATGGGCGTCTGCAAGGATAAGGTCCCCGAGCTGAAGGAGATAGAGCCCGGTCACTTCGTGGCGTGCCACCTTTACTGA
- a CDS encoding Lrp/AsnC ligand binding domain-containing protein produces the protein MVRSYVLLTVEIGKVESVIDALKQIPGVTRADAVTGPYDAIVHIEAKDLGELTRKILHDIHNIDGVIDTTTAIVVEMEEEE, from the coding sequence ATGGTTAGGTCGTACGTTTTATTGACTGTGGAGATTGGGAAGGTCGAAAGCGTTATAGACGCCCTCAAACAGATACCGGGCGTTACGAGGGCGGACGCCGTCACCGGACCCTACGATGCGATAGTTCACATCGAGGCCAAGGACCTCGGTGAGCTCACCAGGAAGATACTCCACGACATACACAACATCGATGGCGTCATAGACACTACTACCGCCATAGTCGTGGAGATGGAAGAAGAGGAGTGA
- a CDS encoding ATP-dependent DNA helicase, which translates to MRIGELPIDERIKRVIIERGIEELYPPQAEALKSGVLEGKNLILAIPTASGKTLVSEIVMANRLLREGGKAVYLVPLKALAEEKYREFKAWEVLGLRVAATTGDYDSTDEWLGRYDIIVATAEKFDSLLRHGARWINDVKLVVADEVHLIGSYDRGATLEMILSHMLDRAQILALSATVGNAGELAEWLNAELVVSDWRPVELRKGVFHLGELVWEDGKRERYPENWESLAIDAVKRGKQALVFVNTRRSAEKEALSLSSKVSRLLTKPEKRRLEELADSIEDNPTTEKLKRALRGGVAFHHAGLGRAERTMIEDAFREGLIKVITATPTLSAGINLPAFRVIIRDTKRYAGFGWTDIPVLEIQQMMGRAGRPKYDRVGEAIVVARTEDPKKLMEKYIHGKPEKLFSMLANEQAFRSQVLALITNFGVSNFRELIGFLEKTFYFHQRDDTSSIEYKAKDIVYFLIENEFVDMDTDDRFIALPFGKRTAQLYIDPLTAKRFKDAFPAIGRNPNPFGIFQLIASTPDMATLNARRREMEDYLDLAYEMEDKLYTNIPYYEDSRFQGFLGQIKTAKVLLDWINEVPETRIYETYNMDPGDLYRILELADWLMYSLIELYRLFEPEEDVLNYLRDLHLRLRHGVREELLELVRLPNIGRKRARALYNAGFRSQEDIMRAKVRDLLEVEGIGMKVVEGLFRHFGVEMPKGAKKDSKKVEKARKGTLDAFLK; encoded by the coding sequence ATGAGGATTGGGGAACTACCGATCGACGAGCGGATTAAGAGGGTCATCATCGAGAGGGGCATAGAGGAGCTTTATCCGCCGCAGGCTGAAGCTCTGAAGAGCGGCGTCCTGGAGGGAAAAAACCTCATACTCGCCATCCCAACCGCGAGCGGAAAGACCCTGGTGAGCGAGATAGTCATGGCCAACAGGCTCCTCCGCGAGGGTGGAAAGGCGGTCTACCTGGTTCCGCTCAAAGCCCTTGCCGAAGAGAAGTACCGGGAGTTCAAGGCATGGGAAGTTCTCGGCCTCCGCGTTGCGGCAACCACCGGCGATTACGATTCAACCGATGAGTGGCTCGGGAGGTACGACATAATCGTCGCCACCGCCGAGAAGTTCGACTCCCTTTTGAGGCACGGCGCGAGATGGATTAACGACGTGAAACTCGTCGTGGCGGACGAGGTTCACCTCATAGGCTCCTACGACAGAGGAGCGACGCTGGAGATGATACTCAGCCACATGCTCGACAGGGCCCAGATTCTGGCCCTGAGCGCCACGGTCGGAAACGCCGGGGAGCTGGCGGAGTGGCTCAACGCGGAGCTCGTTGTGAGCGACTGGCGGCCGGTCGAGCTGAGGAAGGGCGTTTTTCACCTTGGGGAGCTTGTATGGGAGGACGGAAAGAGGGAGCGCTATCCGGAGAACTGGGAGAGTCTGGCGATTGACGCGGTCAAGAGGGGCAAGCAGGCGCTGGTGTTCGTCAACACCCGCCGCTCTGCTGAGAAGGAGGCCCTCTCGCTGTCCTCCAAGGTATCACGTCTTCTCACGAAGCCCGAAAAACGGAGGCTCGAAGAGCTTGCAGACTCGATAGAGGACAACCCCACAACCGAGAAGCTTAAGAGGGCACTGCGGGGCGGCGTCGCCTTCCACCACGCGGGCCTGGGCAGGGCAGAGAGGACTATGATAGAGGATGCCTTCCGCGAGGGTTTGATTAAGGTAATAACCGCCACCCCGACTCTCAGCGCCGGAATAAACCTCCCCGCGTTCCGCGTCATCATACGGGACACCAAGCGCTACGCCGGCTTCGGCTGGACGGACATCCCCGTTCTCGAAATACAGCAGATGATGGGCAGAGCAGGGAGGCCGAAGTACGATAGGGTTGGGGAGGCCATAGTGGTCGCCAGAACGGAAGACCCGAAGAAGCTGATGGAGAAGTACATCCACGGAAAGCCTGAAAAGCTGTTCTCGATGCTCGCCAACGAGCAGGCCTTCAGGAGCCAGGTTCTGGCTTTGATAACGAACTTCGGCGTGTCGAACTTCAGAGAGCTGATAGGCTTCCTTGAGAAGACCTTCTACTTCCACCAGCGGGATGACACCAGCTCGATAGAGTACAAGGCGAAGGACATAGTCTACTTCCTCATCGAAAACGAATTCGTGGACATGGACACGGACGACCGCTTCATAGCCCTCCCCTTCGGAAAGCGCACCGCCCAGCTCTACATCGACCCGCTGACGGCGAAGAGGTTCAAGGACGCCTTTCCAGCAATTGGGAGGAACCCCAATCCCTTCGGAATCTTCCAGCTGATAGCCTCGACGCCGGACATGGCCACTCTGAACGCCCGGAGGCGGGAGATGGAGGACTACCTCGACCTGGCATACGAGATGGAGGACAAGCTTTACACGAACATCCCGTACTACGAGGACTCGCGCTTCCAGGGCTTTTTAGGACAGATAAAAACGGCAAAGGTGCTTCTCGACTGGATAAACGAGGTTCCGGAGACGAGGATATACGAGACCTACAACATGGACCCCGGAGACCTCTACAGAATTCTGGAGCTCGCGGACTGGCTCATGTACTCCCTCATCGAGCTGTACAGGCTCTTCGAGCCGGAAGAAGACGTGCTGAACTACCTGAGAGACCTGCACCTCAGGCTGAGGCATGGAGTCAGAGAGGAACTTCTTGAGCTGGTCAGGCTCCCCAACATCGGAAGGAAGAGGGCGAGGGCGCTCTACAACGCCGGCTTCAGGAGCCAGGAGGACATAATGCGCGCCAAGGTGAGGGACCTCCTGGAGGTCGAGGGCATCGGAATGAAAGTGGTTGAAGGTTTGTTTCGTCACTTCGGCGTGGAGATGCCGAAGGGTGCTAAAAAAGACTCCAAAAAGGTGGAAAAAGCGCGAAAGGGAACCCTCGATGCTTTCCTGAAGTAG
- a CDS encoding signal recognition particle protein Srp19, translated as MKRFVVWPSELDARLSRRYGRAIGKEFAVDGPKIQEIADAARALGMKIIEMDESKLNPRLAGLDEEYRLRGMLRIEGKHPKGKSLKMISQKIREIRKTQAKAKGKKKHKSRKKKR; from the coding sequence ATGAAACGGTTTGTGGTGTGGCCCAGCGAACTTGATGCGCGGTTGAGCAGAAGGTACGGCAGGGCAATCGGAAAGGAATTCGCCGTTGACGGTCCGAAAATCCAGGAGATAGCGGATGCCGCGAGGGCACTGGGCATGAAGATAATCGAGATGGACGAGTCGAAGCTCAACCCCCGTTTGGCGGGCCTAGACGAAGAGTACAGGCTCAGGGGAATGCTCCGCATTGAGGGCAAGCACCCCAAGGGGAAGAGTCTCAAAATGATCAGCCAGAAGATCAGGGAAATCCGAAAAACCCAGGCTAAAGCCAAAGGCAAGAAGAAGCACAAATCCAGGAAGAAAAAGAGGTGA
- a CDS encoding ABC transporter permease, protein MGREEYKSNILDKLSDKLVEGFGSFISLFKKDWKKKNRSKMEEWKLMLYALNRSPPGLIGLALVLMFVLLGIFGPSLATWNYRFFPTNYNMSTYLAPPGSTYFLNVTELRGDNIIQYTTNIHYTLGADNFGRDLVSLILYGARVSLVISIVVIVLGVPLGIILGLIAGYYGGKVDELVMRITDVFLAFPALILAMAFSAVLPQRLQNFISTHESVQSFVLWLFALEPQDAGNLGKLLAVILAMIIVWWPAYARITRGSTLTERESLYVEAARAIGLSSRTIMFKHILPNIIGPILVYITLDFGGVILMEAGLSFLGLGATPPIADWGRIVYDGSQYFPEHWWLVTFSGFMIMLVALGWNLLGDTMRDILDPKTRRSIEFKVKKAKKEGESNA, encoded by the coding sequence ATGGGCAGGGAAGAGTACAAATCAAACATTCTTGACAAGCTCTCCGATAAGCTCGTCGAGGGATTTGGAAGCTTCATAAGTCTGTTCAAGAAGGACTGGAAGAAGAAAAACCGCTCCAAGATGGAAGAATGGAAGCTCATGCTCTACGCCCTCAACCGCTCCCCGCCGGGCCTCATAGGACTGGCGCTCGTGCTGATGTTTGTGCTCCTCGGCATATTCGGCCCCAGCCTCGCCACGTGGAACTACCGGTTCTTCCCGACCAACTACAACATGAGCACCTACCTCGCCCCGCCCGGCTCGACGTACTTCCTGAACGTTACCGAGCTTAGGGGGGACAACATCATCCAGTACACCACGAACATCCACTACACGCTGGGTGCGGACAACTTCGGTAGGGACCTCGTCAGCCTCATCCTCTACGGGGCCAGGGTCTCCCTGGTGATATCGATAGTCGTCATAGTCCTCGGCGTGCCCCTGGGCATCATCCTGGGTCTCATCGCCGGGTACTACGGCGGCAAGGTTGACGAGCTCGTCATGCGCATCACCGATGTGTTCCTGGCCTTCCCGGCGCTCATCCTCGCCATGGCCTTCTCCGCCGTGCTCCCGCAGAGGCTTCAGAACTTCATCTCCACCCATGAGTCCGTCCAGAGCTTCGTGCTGTGGCTCTTCGCGCTTGAACCCCAGGACGCCGGCAACCTCGGAAAGCTCCTCGCCGTCATACTCGCCATGATCATAGTCTGGTGGCCTGCCTACGCCAGAATAACACGCGGTTCGACCCTCACCGAGAGGGAGAGCCTCTACGTTGAAGCCGCCCGCGCCATAGGACTCAGCTCCAGAACGATAATGTTCAAGCACATCCTGCCCAACATCATCGGGCCGATACTCGTCTACATCACCCTCGACTTCGGTGGCGTCATCCTGATGGAGGCCGGCCTGAGCTTCCTCGGTCTTGGTGCAACGCCGCCGATAGCGGACTGGGGCAGGATAGTCTACGACGGCTCCCAGTACTTCCCGGAGCACTGGTGGCTCGTTACGTTCTCGGGCTTCATGATCATGCTCGTGGCCCTCGGATGGAACCTCCTCGGTGACACGATGAGGGACATCCTCGACCCGAAGACGAGGAGGAGCATAGAGTTCAAGGTTAAGAAGGCCAAGAAGGAGGGTGAGAGCAATGCCTGA